One window from the genome of Megalobrama amblycephala isolate DHTTF-2021 linkage group LG4, ASM1881202v1, whole genome shotgun sequence encodes:
- the hepacamb gene encoding hepatic and glial cell adhesion molecule b isoform X1, protein MKAEKEAFSWASAAFAAPLLLILAVLIHSAGVQGVNITSLETLIRGTVGGEALLSVRYSSTSLDPPVIKWQLKRDKPVTVVQSIGTEIIGNLRPEYRDRILVFENGTLLLHNLRLSDEGTYEVEISITDDTFTGEGSIDLTVDEPISKPHVHMVTSTVLELTENFTLNCTHDTGTKTTYSWAKGGLPLLNETRLLLSANQKVLTITRVQVVDEDVYSCMVENPISSMRSLPVKLTVYKRSSLYIILSTVGIFLLVTLVTVCACWRPSKKSKKQKSKTIIPRSIPQNHHIRYHDVKPEDDVIPIMTDHERRNPVSLYILKEKDSPPGEPPSTCETCTSISSSPPSYSSSLPPPSESLEPPARSSRRYPRTSTKSPPHHRRRKGHSESPPAPSSPRSRESGRVSQSSSPARKPEDPSTPPQEPRGSPKI, encoded by the exons ATGAAGGCAGAGAAGGAGGCTTTCTCTTGGGCATCAGCCGCTTTTGCAGCACCTCTCCTCTTGATCCTTGCAGTTCTGATTCACTCAG CAGGTGTTCAGGGGGTGAACATTACCAGTTTGGAGACGCTGATCAGAGGGACAGTAGGTGGAGAAGCTCTGCTCTCTGTCCGATACTCAAGCACCAGTCTGGATCCTCCTGTAATCAAATGGCAGCTGAAGAGGGACAAACCTGTTACAGTGGTCCAGTCCATTGGTACGGAGATCATTGGTAACCTGCGGCCAGAATACAGAGACCGTATCCTTGTGTTTGAGAATGGTACACTGCTGCTGCATAACCTCAGGCTGTCTGATGAGGGCACTTATGAAGTAGAGATCTCCATCACCGATGACACCTTCACTGGAGAGGGCAGCATCGATCTGACAGTGGATG AGCCAATCTCTAAGCCACACGTCCACATGGTCACTTCTACTGTTCTGGAACTGACAGAGAATTTCACGTTAAACTGCACCCATGACACGGGTACAAAGACCACCTATAGCTGGGCAAAAGGTGGTCTTCCATTACTAAATGAGACCCGTCTGCTGCTGTCAGCGAACCAGAAGGTCCTGACCATCACACGCGTTCAGGTTGTTGATGAAGATGTCTACAGTTGTATGGTGGAGAACCCTATTAGTAGCATGAGAAGTCTGCCAGTCAAACTCACAGTTTACA AAAGGAGCTCCCTTTATATCATACTGTCTACAGTTGGAATATTCCTCCTCGTCACCCTTGTAACAGTGTGTGCTTGTTGGAGGCCATCGAAAAa ATCAAAAAAACAGAAGTCCAAAACTATTATACCAAGATCCATTCCACAAAACCACCACATCAGGTATCATGACGTCAAGCCTGAGG ATGATGTCATCCCAATAATGACTGATCATGAGCGGAGGAATCCTGTATCACTTTACATCTTAAAAGAGAAG GATTCTCCTCCTGGCGAACCGCCATCAACATGTGAAACATGCACCTCCATTAGCAGCAGCCCTCCAAGCTACAGCAGCTCATTACCTCCTCCATCCGAATCGCTTGAGCCTCCGGCTCGCTCCTCTCGCAGATACCCTCGCACCTCCACCAAATCCCCACCGCACCATCGCCGGAGGAAGGGACACAGTGAGAGCCCACCAGCCCCCTCCTCGCCCCGCAGCCGAGAGTCCGGTCGAGTCTCACAGTCCTCATCTCCAGCCAGGAAGCCTGAGGATCCATCCACCCCTCCACAAGAACCCAGAGGCTCCCCAAAAATATAG
- the hepacamb gene encoding hepatic and glial cell adhesion molecule b isoform X2 — protein MKAEKEAFSWASAAFAAPLLLILAVLIHSGVQGVNITSLETLIRGTVGGEALLSVRYSSTSLDPPVIKWQLKRDKPVTVVQSIGTEIIGNLRPEYRDRILVFENGTLLLHNLRLSDEGTYEVEISITDDTFTGEGSIDLTVDEPISKPHVHMVTSTVLELTENFTLNCTHDTGTKTTYSWAKGGLPLLNETRLLLSANQKVLTITRVQVVDEDVYSCMVENPISSMRSLPVKLTVYKRSSLYIILSTVGIFLLVTLVTVCACWRPSKKSKKQKSKTIIPRSIPQNHHIRYHDVKPEDDVIPIMTDHERRNPVSLYILKEKDSPPGEPPSTCETCTSISSSPPSYSSSLPPPSESLEPPARSSRRYPRTSTKSPPHHRRRKGHSESPPAPSSPRSRESGRVSQSSSPARKPEDPSTPPQEPRGSPKI, from the exons ATGAAGGCAGAGAAGGAGGCTTTCTCTTGGGCATCAGCCGCTTTTGCAGCACCTCTCCTCTTGATCCTTGCAGTTCTGATTCACTCAG GTGTTCAGGGGGTGAACATTACCAGTTTGGAGACGCTGATCAGAGGGACAGTAGGTGGAGAAGCTCTGCTCTCTGTCCGATACTCAAGCACCAGTCTGGATCCTCCTGTAATCAAATGGCAGCTGAAGAGGGACAAACCTGTTACAGTGGTCCAGTCCATTGGTACGGAGATCATTGGTAACCTGCGGCCAGAATACAGAGACCGTATCCTTGTGTTTGAGAATGGTACACTGCTGCTGCATAACCTCAGGCTGTCTGATGAGGGCACTTATGAAGTAGAGATCTCCATCACCGATGACACCTTCACTGGAGAGGGCAGCATCGATCTGACAGTGGATG AGCCAATCTCTAAGCCACACGTCCACATGGTCACTTCTACTGTTCTGGAACTGACAGAGAATTTCACGTTAAACTGCACCCATGACACGGGTACAAAGACCACCTATAGCTGGGCAAAAGGTGGTCTTCCATTACTAAATGAGACCCGTCTGCTGCTGTCAGCGAACCAGAAGGTCCTGACCATCACACGCGTTCAGGTTGTTGATGAAGATGTCTACAGTTGTATGGTGGAGAACCCTATTAGTAGCATGAGAAGTCTGCCAGTCAAACTCACAGTTTACA AAAGGAGCTCCCTTTATATCATACTGTCTACAGTTGGAATATTCCTCCTCGTCACCCTTGTAACAGTGTGTGCTTGTTGGAGGCCATCGAAAAa ATCAAAAAAACAGAAGTCCAAAACTATTATACCAAGATCCATTCCACAAAACCACCACATCAGGTATCATGACGTCAAGCCTGAGG ATGATGTCATCCCAATAATGACTGATCATGAGCGGAGGAATCCTGTATCACTTTACATCTTAAAAGAGAAG GATTCTCCTCCTGGCGAACCGCCATCAACATGTGAAACATGCACCTCCATTAGCAGCAGCCCTCCAAGCTACAGCAGCTCATTACCTCCTCCATCCGAATCGCTTGAGCCTCCGGCTCGCTCCTCTCGCAGATACCCTCGCACCTCCACCAAATCCCCACCGCACCATCGCCGGAGGAAGGGACACAGTGAGAGCCCACCAGCCCCCTCCTCGCCCCGCAGCCGAGAGTCCGGTCGAGTCTCACAGTCCTCATCTCCAGCCAGGAAGCCTGAGGATCCATCCACCCCTCCACAAGAACCCAGAGGCTCCCCAAAAATATAG